In Hemitrygon akajei chromosome 17, sHemAka1.3, whole genome shotgun sequence, one DNA window encodes the following:
- the LOC140740830 gene encoding CBY1-interacting BAR domain-containing protein 2-like, whose translation MNSLSRDAQVKIMEGTVASAEKYLGQFCTLLASYTRKTARLRDKVDLLIRQIMDFANTEHPEMRMCLKGFGEELSKVQDYRQAQVERLDVKVIGPLKAYGPLTKSKRADIKKFNSVRNREMKELELLQKAEANVQKASVDVNHTTYQLEEIIFKFQKQKLKDLKDIFTNFVTIEMIFHAKALEVYTNAFQCLNNLDEGKDLEAFRSQISIGELESDARPSQAHSTLATRRSAGRQEKVSEDEQDEEEDEVDEAEEVEELQEISAEEYEQ comes from the exons GGATGCTCAGGTCAAGATCATGGAAGGTACGGTGGCCAGCGCCGAGAAGTACCTTGGCCAGTTTTGCACGCTGCTGGCTTCTTACACCCGGAAGACAGCCAGACTGAGGGACAAGGTTGATCTCCTGATAAGACAGATCATGGACTTTGCAAACACTGAGCACCCGGAGATGCGAATGTGCCTTAAGGGCTTTGGAGAGGAGTTGTCTAAAGTTCAGGACTATCGTCAGGCACAG GTGGAGAGATTGGATGTTAAAGTCATCGGACCACTCAAGGCTTATGGACCACTGACGAAATCCAAACGG GCTGATATCAAAAAATTCAACAGTGTCAGAAATCGTGAAATGAAAGAACTGGAGCTTCTGCAAAAG GCTGAAGCCAACGTGCAGAAGGCTTCAGTCGATGTCAACCACACTACATATCAGCTGGAAGAGATCATTTTCAAATTTCAGAAGCAGAAACTCAAGGACCTGAAG GATATCTTCACAAACTTCGTGACGATTGAGATGATATTCCATGCCAAAGCCCTTGAGGTGTACACAAATGCCTTCCAGTGTTTGAACAACTTGGACGAAGGGAAGGACCTTGAG GCGTTTAGGTCACAGATCTCCATTGGTGAACTCGAGAGCGATGCACGTCCATCTCAAGCTCACAGCACCTTGGCTACTCGACGCTCCGCTGGCCGACAG GAAAAGGTTTCTGAGGACGAGCAGGATGAAGAAGAGGATGAGGTGGATGAAGCGGAGGAAGTTGAGGAGTTGCAGGAAATCAGTGCTGAAGAATACGAGCAATAG